TGACAATGAAGAAAAACATCTATACCGGTTCAAGAATCTataatgagtgagcgagtgagttaatatttaacgtcacatcggcaatattgcagccatatcgtgactagaacGAGTAATTATGATCAAGCATCTATAACGAAAACGTAGACTTTTCAAACGGTTCCTTTTGTATTGGCAAACACCAAAATCTCTGCTTTCAGACATAGACGTTTCAATTTCAACAAAATCTTCATATCTGAATGGTGAGATCGGAGTAACATGTACCAAGGTGCTCAGTTTCAACAAAAGCAATACTGGAAGTGCGGAGAAGCTCTTTCTTGTCAATCATTTGAGTGtcgttgttggcaatctatcgCCTGTGTATAAATAATATCATCCTGCACACGTAAAAGGTTTTCACTAGCTTTACAAGTTACACCTTTGATAAACTAAGCGTTATACTGTCCTTCTTTGACATGTATTATTATAATTTAACAACCACTGTATCTATCTGTTATTACTGGATGAtctattgcatgttatgtaagaAGCTTTCGTAGTTAATTACTCAAACAGATTTTGTTTCGAGCACATTttttagtgcagtgttaaaggaaCCTTGGTTATATCCCTCATTCCACCGTCCTCATATCATATGACCTTCACATCCCATCAGACCATGTCATCTTCTCATTTTATCTTCTCATTTTATAAGATCATATGATCTTCTCATTTTATAAGACCATGTGATCTTCTCATTTTATCAGACCATATGATCTTCTCATTTTATAAGACCATATGATCTTCACATCCCATCAAAACATATGACTTGTTACGAATGTATGGAAGGTTGACGTATTGCTACTTTAGCTGTCTTGAGGCTGTCTGCATTCACGTCACAACATGTTAAGAATGGTGCAAGGAAGCTAAGTCAGTCAAGGTTTTGTATACCACACTCGATGCTGACAGTACACTGTTAGTGTGCCGCGTTTCTTGAACAAATATCACATTAGCACTGTCACTCTATATTACATACATGATTTATAGTATATCTAACTGATGCAATGAAGCATATACACACCAAATTCACACCATTCATACACAATACGTACCTTGCAAAtaaaaggaaataaaataacataataacattcTGAACACATCCGTACGGTGTTGCTCCTGCAAGGCTGCCCTGTGAAAACAATTGTAGAGCATGTAAAGAGAGGGGCCGCTGTGATTCTTTGAAGAACTGTTGTAGAATCACTTCAGTCCCAATCATGAATGTTGTCTTTACCTCTTTGAAGACACTTTTCAGGTCCCCAGAGGTCGTAACAAACTGCTTGATGTCGGTAGTCATGTTGTCGGGTGAGTCAACAAAGAAGACAAGACTTTCACTGGCAGTCTGTTGAACCTTCCGGTTTTGTCTGCTGCAGACTTTCTGTTGTGTGCCGTATGCTGTATCACCTGTCTGCTTATTTCAGCTTCCCTCATGTCTTGTGTTCCCTGACATTTTGTTAGTTTGGTTTAGTTCTTAGCAGCCTGCCCAAATCACAAAAGGTCATCTCTCACCGTGTGGCCTCATCCCCACTTGAGGATCTGTATGATACGAaaccttcacttgttccaccttttGGGATAcgaaccatttatttctgctgctggcactGAGCTGCTTTCCATctgcttcctcctcctccttgtcgagtacccgtgaagatccgggttagaatcggtcttcagtaatccgtgcatgtcgtaagagattaacgggatcgtgtggtcaggcccgctaacttggatgacacatgctgtcggttcccaaatgtgtagaTATGCTCATtcttttatcactggattgtctggtcagattcgattatttactggtTGCCGTCATGATCATAGCTGGAAGATTGttgagggcggcgtaaaactcaactcagctCATTCATTCTTTGGCGATTAGTAAGGCCCCAAGTTGGTCTTACCATAACCACAATAAGGAAGCAAATGAATTACAGTACAGACACTAATTTAATCaattaagaaatatttacaatacaaaGACATCTTTATTTACAAAGCTGAATTACCAGACAATTGCAATATTTTAACAGAAGAAACTACCGCCATATTAACTACTCTTTAATAtgttaataaaaataataatagataatatactgattAAAAAAGGAAACTTAACATGCTCGACCGCACATTGCACGCATTTGACAGGCTCCTCCAGCGAAACAATGTTCAGGTCTTAACATGTCCTTCTCGATCACCCCATTTGTCCAATAttgaacatatattatatatttttgagtGAAGCATGCACCAGCGTAAATCGCAACCTCGATCAGACACTACAAAAACTGCACATAGCACTTCAGCAAGAGCATGAAACCATTCCTCAAGGCAACATTCAGCATATCCGTATTCTGTGCGTCACCGCTGCTGTTGTCGATACTCATCATGGTTATACTAGACATTTTCTCTGTCCAAGTGACTTTCCTCATAATCATGCTTTGGACATTTGTAAAATGATAATTTCACTGTACTTAAAGATTGATGTCATTTTTGAATCAGTTTTATGCTCTCCGTAAATAAACTCCAAAACCGCAtgtaaaaaagaaaaacaaaattctCCTTTGGAAGAGTATATTTCTCACTTTCTTGCTTCAGGCTATTAACTTTTTCTTCTCAACATTCGCTTTTCTTGACTTCTAATTTCTTCTTGTTGCAAGCTTTCTCACCCTGAAACAATGAATGCAGGTTTTTAATCTAGTTCATACAATTCTCCTAATTATTGTCAGAATACttaaatgtatttatgtgtgatTTAAGTAGTGAGATTTGCCCTAGATTTCTCGTCTGTTGGAAGAAATAACGATACAAAAGGTACCAAATGAGCATCAGAGCATCTATAAGTGCCAATCTTTGTTCGACTAAATTTACTGTGTTGGCAGTTCTTACTGCAAGACAAGCTGCATTTGAGGCCGAAATACCCAGGAAAGCACTCTGTACTGCAGTATGTACGTGAGCAGTTCGAACAGTTTTGGTCCTCTAAGCAACGTTCCGCTGAAAACATGACAAGAAATACCATTTAGTATTTGGCACATATATAgcataaagaaacaaacaacaacaaaatattgattaaaggTTTTAAAGCATCATCTTGATCTCGAAATGATATgtagtttttttttataatttacaaacacaaaagcaactATAGTAATTGAATCTCAAAATCCTGAATGAAAATGGTAAAATGAATGTCAAGTTCAGCATTAAAATACAGTGCAAAGACGAAGGGGGCAGTACAGTTCCTACGAGACAACTATGGCTTTGGgtaaacaagaaatacaaacacaaacgGGTAGACATATGAATCATTATATTTGATAATTAAATAAATAGGTCCCTAGTATCTGAACGACGAAAACACTAATTCGGACTGCAGTGTGGAACAAGCTATGCGTTAGAAAATTATGACTCGATTGCGGACAGCAGtgtgtcagaaaacatttgAGAATTGTTGCCCCACTcacgaaagtcaacttttttaCACATTAACGGGGGCTGGGGCAAACCTTACGTAACCTTGGACATGAAACTGTAAACACCGTGTAATCCTCTTTATGCATGTAATTAAAGCCAACTTTAGTTCCTTCTGCTCTCCTCCTTGTGGGTATGTTTCTTTATGCATATGAATCAGAATGTCAACGTGGGTGGGCAAAACCAAAACAAGGACAGGATCTTTAACTTGAGCTTCGGGTATTGATCTAATATTGTTCGATAACCATCAAATAGCCAAATCCCTTCCTGTGATTTACCAACCTGAACGTCAGACTTACCAAGACGCagagtgattcataaacacatgtaccGCCATCGTGTAGCACGGTGAcagtcactggaatgtctgctCTAGACTTCGAGTGTTCATTAACAACATAGTGAAACTGTAACACTGCTACAACAAATTCATACTCATGCTATGACCACAAATCGACTCAGCTGTTTAACAGAGAAAGGGTTTAGGTTAGTACATCCTCTGTTAGCTGATCCATGATAATGTTTGGGGAGTTATCAAATTTTATATCTGCATAAGAATCTATGCTTTTATTCCAATGTTGATCTAGAGGAGTGTATAGATCCACTAGTTAAACATTGAACTGTGGTCAAGGATGTGTCCAACTTCTTACCTTATGTAAGTAAAGGTTCTTTGTCAGCGGAAGGTGACACTCATTACCTTTTCTAGGGATATTGATGATTTCAAGATATTGAAACTgactaggtgcctgactctgagagtgtggcTTAGAATCCCGTATGGGACAGAAGACAAAAAggtattagaatttgtactttattaagaatgtttaatcccaaatataacatatgttacatgtgacgactttctaaatgacattgtatgatcaTGTTCATAATAGTAGTAATTTCCAAGCTTAATATTCGCCAGGCTCTTCCCTTTCAACCATTTTGAGTCCTGTAATTCATTCGCTCGAAACTGGATTATGGCTTCATCATGTATGGTGGAAAATGTAAaagtaatttgaaaatattacatcCAATACTGAGGCTTGGTATAGGAGCTTTTAGGACCTCTCCAAGTGACAATCTGTACTTGGAAGttgatgaaccttctctcatATTGTGCTGTATCAGTTATCTCTACAGTATATTAGTAGATTAAGTTCGAATCCATCACACTTCGCTTATGAGTCAGTTAATAATTCACAGTATGAGGCACTATTTCAGAAAAATACTAAACTAGTTCCTACACTCTGTATAGAGCTCAAAACCACACATTTCAGTTGTCAATCTTGACTTAATATAATTGCGTCATTTAAAATGGTACCtactcctccttggcagttaatCAGGCCAAGCAGGGCCCTTTACTAAGTTTTAAAGATCAGACATTAATCAGTTGGtttataaacaggaatatcatCAACTGAGAGGGAGATATGATAATTATCCTTCTGTATTTACATATGGATTGACAACGAAgccttttgaaaatacattacaATGGCTCATTTTTAAGGCTGAAGCGAAGACTTTTCTGACAGCCTAGACTGTAAAGGCATTCAcggaaatatttgaaacaaacagtaGACAAACTATTTTCTTTTTTGattcattgtacatgaaacaaatAGTAAACAATTTATTTTCTTCTATGATTTATTGTCCCGCCTTCAGGAAAAAATGTATAATATAGTCACTCACATAGTTTTGCTATTTCAGAGTTACGTAATACGCCCAGTTCTGTATCGTTTTTTCTGGTTACCGAAACCTGCAGACATATTTGGCTATGCAAAAGCTGCAGCTAACCTAGCTCTTGAAAAGCCTGTTTTTCCTTGATGTCATACTTTTAATACCAGAGAGTACATTAAACAtttaatggaaataaacaaaatggaaataaacaaagtggAACGCCCAAGTAGGTACATGTATAAACAAACTTCTTGAAATTGAGGAAACCTTAGGATATACCATCTTGAGATGTCAATCCAGACATGATGAAGTTGTAATCTGACGATGTCGAACGGGTCATGCTCGCTTtactcatgaatatttgttgTAAGGTGTGCATCCTCCATTCTGTATTCATAGAGTGTTACTGTCAAGCACTACTTTACTTCACTGTGTAGAATTTTCCTTCACAAGGGATACCACGTTAAATACACTTTAAATGATTGTATTGTAACTATGCGGTTGGTGCAATTTATAACGAATATTACGATTGCAGTGTTATTTAATGGGGTTGAAGTATGGTGAAAAGATTGACCTCTGGCGACAGAATGCTAGTATACATGTTATTGTAGTACTTTGCAGGTAACTAGTATTTATGCTCACATGTTGTGACATGTTTTAGTTTATGGGTAACTTTTCCTACGACTGCCACCGATCAAATTCATGACGCCAATCctattgtggttcatgcaggaGGCCAAAGTATTGTACCTCTCCATAAATCCCAGTAAGGTGGTCTGGCGTTGGTGACTCGTGGTCTACAGCTCGTATTTTAATGGTATTACATGCAACATTGATCTTTGAGTAGAATGTTTTATCATTTGAattgtttagttttatggcagAATTGTGATAACATGCTTATGATTTACTGTCTTTGTGACAGATATTTCTCTTAGTTATACCAAATGTTCCTCATCACTgtgtggctgaaacattgccgtcATGTTTGACCTTACTCACTCATATGATTCATGGGCAGAGGACATCCCCAACTTGATGAGTAGCCAATGGGAATCTGAGTATATGTTTCCTTATCTCCAGCGAGGCTTctgttatttgataacaattcagCAAATTTTAGAGAATCTCAGCATAACGTGCATGtacaaaacaggaaaatgtACCAAGGAGAAATCGATCTCCTGTTGATACAGGTTTATgatttgaatcatttcaaagAACTGACCGCCAGTTACCATCTATCGTCTCATCGGTGTCATCATGTGCCATCTTCAGGAGTGTGTTGATGACATCGTTCCACGGAATCCATcgtgtggaaagaaaacaccAGAGGATGTCCCTTGTCTTCTTCGCGGGACTCAATGAAGTCATGTAGACTGTAAAGACGCTGACGGATATATTTGCACTGAGACATGTGCACTTTCACTTGAATGTTCTTGTACGTTCcatcatatatttacaattatcAGTGCAATCGAACTTAGAGAACAAAGCTAAGCCTTTTTAGCATTACTCAATTCAATCTGTGTTTATTTAGCAAGTAACTTacacagtagcagtagcagtcaTGTGTAGCATACATTATTATATGAAATTACCACGTTGATTGCAGATGTGAATGGTCACCTCTTATGAAATCGTTTCTCTTGGAACACAATAtatacaaatgaaaatgaagtcacaATATTATTGTAAGAAAATTTTAAACAAAGAATATGTCAAGTATGTACAATTATTACACGAGAgacaaataaataattattgttCTGAAGAGAATGTCAGTTACATTAGTTCATGATTTTGATATGTGAAAAGCAATAGCCAAAACACACcttttcaagaaacatgaaCAGCGCATAAAAACGCAACCGTCACGTCTCGTGCAGTTTGAGTTTTTTGCATGTGCAGGGTCGTGTAGATGCGCTTTGGACGGCAAGCGATAGGGTCGAAAAAATAGAGTGTGAGTCTGCACTGTTGTGAATTAAGACAAATAGTTGCCATATTCGGGCATTGTTCATAATTCGAAACAGTTGTGTAAATTCAGATAATTTATCTAGTCAACATAGTTTGGTGGACAGTCATAAAAGGTGTCAATATTTAGTTTGGTGGACGGAGTGGAAAAAGGTGTCATTTTTTAGTTTGGTGGTCGGAGTGGCAATGTCATTGTTTGGTTACCGTTTAGTTGagaacatttctttttttcttcataTGTAGTACTTAcaaaatttgtttaacaattcCACTGCGCAACAATTATCGTATTACAACtccactgaaatagtgttagTCCTATAGTACAGAGTTTGCGGAAGAGATGATTTTTGTATTCAAACATTCTCACATGCTCATGGTTGAGGGGACTATTAAATGATACACGTGCTAAATGGTTATTCCGTGGTGATAAAGATGCGTTGAGGATCTTATGTGTGCAGTCAGCTTCATAGCATTTAAAGACATTCCATGACGTTAGCTTTGGTCACACTTTAAATTGAAGATGTTTGGTTCCCACTGAAAATATCGAGGAATCGAGCAGAAAAAAATGCTAGACATTTTATTAGCACCAGAAACCTCACTAACTGACAAATGTTTACACTTTTAAGGAAGTATCCATTACATAAGCTATAATCTGCAGGTCTCAAAGTTAGTTGGATAAAGCGCATGACTATAGTCATTAAAAATGaagtaaatgaaatatttacatccaGAAGGACATCACTGACGTAAACACAGACGACATACACATAGAGAAAATTGCTTCAGACGGCAATGTAGAACCAACACAACAAGGTAAATGTTACACAAATGTTAGAAACGGGAGTCTACAGTCTTTATTCCGAATCCGTCTACTGTTGAACCAAACTCATTTTGCTTATCTCGCAGAAAGGTGAAACTAGGAACCAATAAGTGGTgggggttacaggtacatcaggACCTGCTTGCCCTTTCCGCGAATACACTGGTGTAGTCAATGTTTCTGAGTGGTCTGTTCACGCaatttttcacattaatttgCTTTTCACAAATATGAAAGTCTGTTTTCTATTCATTTATTTGATGTCATATTGGTAATGAACCTTTTAAACTGGAAAATTGTAACTTGTTGAAGTAATTCAAATTAAATTAGAAACTTGTGACGTCACGAAGAAAGGAACAATATAATGTACTTTCAAGtattgtgttggtgtgttctaTTGTCAAACACTAGGTTTTTATCTTCAATTGGTGAAATATATCTGACAACGATTTCTGGATCACCGATAACAATATCCCTCACTGAGAGAGTGTCTGACTGAGAAGAACTTGCTAAGCGGACTGATGTATCACCAGGATGGTCTTCGGTGTTAGGTGCCCCAGGAATGCTGCTCGACAAAGGAGGAAGTGTGGGATCACTATTGAGATACGGCGGCTGAGATACTTCATCGTAATCTTCTATCTCTGCCCGCCCTTGTTGCTGATCTTGAGAGTGAGATACTTCATCGTAATCTTCTATCTCTGCCCGCCCTTGTTGTTGATCTTGAGAGTGAGATACTTCATCGTAATCTTCTATCTCTGCCCGCCCTTGTTGCTGATCTTGAGAGTGAGATACTTCATCGTAATCTTCTATCTCTGCCCGCCCTTGTTGCTGATCTTGAGAGTGAGATACTTCATCGTAATCTTCTATCTCTGCCCTCCCTTGTTGCTGATCTTGAGAATGAGATACTTCATCGTAATCTTCTATCTCTGCACTCCCTTGTTGCTGATCTTGAGAGTGAGATACTTCATCGTAATCTTCTATCTCTGTCCTCCTTTGTTGCTGATCTCGCTGGTGAGATACTTCATCGTAATCTTCTATCTCTGCCCGCCCTTGTTGCTGATCTTGAGAGTGAGATACTTCATCGTAATCTTCTATCTCTGCCCGCCCTTGTTGCTGATCTTGAGAGTGAGATACTTCATCGTAATCTTCTATCTCTGCCCGCCCTTGATGCTGATATTGAGAGTGAGATACTTCATCGTAATCTTCTATCTCTGTCCTCCCTTGTTGCTGATCTCGCTGGTGAGATACTTCATCGTAATCTATTTCCCAGTATCGACGTACTGCGTAGTACTCTGAGGTTTcctctgaccttgacctctcAGTATGTCTGGACACATCTCCTTGATCGAGCCTGGAAATATACACAAGAGTTCTAAAAACAAAGTTCTACATCTCTCTACTTCTGCATGGTATCTATGATCAGTAAGACTGGGTTACATTGATTCTGTTGGTGTGCAAACTTGCGTTCATATTTCGCATGCACCTGTTGCAAAAACTGTTCAGTTTGTCCACATGTGATATCTTCAACCTGACTCAGACTGACAGACAACTTCAACATCTCTGAACGTAAGCTGCTTGGAAATGATCGTATCAATATTCAACGAATAGTCAGGTGACAAATAGTGTTCAGTATAATTAGCACTGAGCTTTAACAAAATAGAGATTACAAAACACTCACCTTCTTGTTGAGGATCTTTTGCGGCGAAAAAGGTAGATACCAACTACACCAGCGATCAGAAGTATACACGATGTGAACAGTACTGCTGATATCACAGTCATGGTGCTCCGAGTGATCTCTGAAACATGCCAAATTTACTATTGCCGAGGTATGACATAGATTTATCCGTGAAAACCGAGCCAGTATTACTGTTGGTATGGTACTAAAGTGTCACCATGTGGTCACACTATACAATAACGAATGACCACAAACCCAATTTCAAGGATGCAAGAAATCACTGCTAAACTAAAGTCAGTTTTACGATTCTGACTTATGAAGAGCTTGTTTAAACAACATGAAGCTTGTAGAATACTGTTACATATCAAGCAAAGTTTGTTATCTGTTTTCAAAGCGAGGTTTTCAAAGCCATTTCTGACAGTTGTTGTGAAAAACAGATAGAATACGCTTGACAATAGCTATGGGTTTTTTTGCCGCCATAGTGAACCATTCATTACAGTCGTGACAGCAAAGTGCCTGTTATGACATTATGACATTATATATGGTCACGTagtgttgattatttacattactttcatgtgttttcgTCAGTCCAGTCGGAAACATTTTCTACAGAAGAGCCTCCATTTCAATGACAGCTTATGGTGTCATGTAAACTAATTCAACAGCAGACATGTCGAACTCTCTTAATTCATCTAGCATTACCTTCAGCGCATTTCCCACTGCCAGCATGACAGGCACCACCCAAACAGTTCGCACAGGAGAGTTCACAGTATTGTCCATGCTGTCCCCTGatacacccactcacacaaaACCCACTCTCTGGGTGACAGGTGTTATTGTAACAGGTCGTAGAACAAGGCTGGCAGTCTTGTCCAAAGTAACCATGTGAGCATCCTCCAACACAAACACCTGTTTCATTACAACCTAAACAATTTGTGTTACAGTAAAACCGAGGGTGACAGTTGGGACCAGACCAGCCATCTACACAACCGTTGATACACTCACCACTATATCTTTCACATTCAGATATGCACGAAGTGGAACTGTTATTTGTCAAAGTGTTATTGCTTGCAGGGTAAACTAAACAGTTTTTATTGCATCTTTTGGAACACATACTTCCATACAATCCAGGTGCGCATGTTTGTACACAGTCAGTTGTTGAACAATGTTCACATGAGTATTCACAGTCCAGACCATGATATGGATCATGACACTTATCACAGCTGCCTGTTATCCTGTTACAGTGTCGACATCTGGGTGAACAGTTCTTACAGTTGGACCCATAGTATTGGTCTTGGCATCCAGAAACACAAGATGATGTCAGATGGCAGAACATTCCATCACATCCTCCAGGACATTTTGTGCAGTTTCCCTTCGGATCTGTGCAGGGAATGTTGCACTGAGAGCCGTGGAACCCAGGTACACAGCCGTCAGAGCAGTTATAGGTGCCAATCTTTGTTCGACTACATTTACTGTGTTGGCAATTCTTACTGCAAGCCAAGCTGCATTTGAGGCCGAAATACCCAGGAAAGCACTCTGTACTGCAATATGTACGTGAGCAGTTCCAACAATTCTGTCCCTCCAAGCAATGTTCCGCTGAAAACATGACGACAAATACCATTTAGCATATGGTATCAACTTAGGGCAAAGAAACAAACTGAACATTGATTCACTCTTTTTTTCAGTAACGTTTTTGAGCAACTTCTTGATCTCGAAATGATATGTAGTTTTATGTATaatttacaaacacaaaaaacaactgTAGGAATCGAAACTTAACATCCCTGAATGAATACGGTAAAACTAATGTCAAGTTCAGTATTAAATTACAGTGGAAAGACGaagaaatacaaatacaaacaggTAGACATATTATAGTACTATATATTATGCTATGTTTGATAATAGGTCCTTAGCATCCAAACAACGGAAATACGTATTCGGACTGCAGTGTGGCACAAACTATGACGTTGGCTTGAAATTTGATGCGTAAGAAAATTATGACTCGATTACAGACAGCTTGTTGTCAGGAAATGCTTGATGACCGTTACCCCACTCACGAAAGTCAACTTTCTTGCACATTGCCAGAGCCTGGGTCAAACCTTATGTAACTTCAGACAGGAAAGTGTAAACACTGTGAAATGCTctttatgcatgtatgtttaatTAAAGCTAACTACAAAAATTACCTTGTGTCGAAAGCAACGAAAGTACAACACTAAGTGTGACGTGTAGATCCATTGTTGTCCTGTAATAAATGAAGAAACCCTAAATATTAAATACTGTCTTACCTcatcttgatttaaaataacaataaatcgCTAGTGATATAAATATGTAGTTGATATATACCTTTCCACACACATATGCCTTTGCTCTCCGATCACCATTGAGATGAATTGACAAAGGAAACAAGTTTCTGCTGTATTTATCAGCCTCGATCTGTCACCCTCTGAACGATGGTCGTTGTTTCAGTGAGGTTTCAACTTCCTTTGGGCATAATCGAAACAAAATGTTCCTGTGTGAAACATGAATTTTACATGCAAAGTTGGTTTAATGATGATGTTG
This genomic stretch from Haliotis asinina isolate JCU_RB_2024 chromosome 4, JCU_Hal_asi_v2, whole genome shotgun sequence harbors:
- the LOC137282195 gene encoding RNA polymerase-associated protein LEO1-like, whose amino-acid sequence is MKQVFVLEDAHMVTLDKTASLVLRPVTITPVTQRVGFVLDQGDVSRHTERSRSEETSEYYAVRRYWEIDYDEVSHQRDQQQGRTEIEDYDEVSHSQYQHQGRAEIEDYDEVSHSQDQQQGRAEIEDYDEVSHSQDQQQGRAEIEDYDEVSHQRDQQQRRTEIEDYDEVSHSQDQQQGSAEIEDYDEVSHSQDQQQGRAEIEDYDEVSHSQDQQQGRAEIEDYDEVSHSQDQQQGRAEIEDYDEVSHSQDQQQGRAEIEDYDEVSHSQDQQQGRAEIEDYDEVSQPPYLNSDPTLPPLSSSIPGAPNTEDHPGDTSVRLASSSQSDTLSISNKGRQKQMITMKYVTNKDRNMDQQWKQVLMKCRSTKDRQWKGITKTYRSGKSSNKDLLGRSLFLGHLTPKSTIEITHFLF